The genomic stretch TCCAGCACCCCGTCCACGAATGCCGGGCTGGTCCGCCCGGCGGTCATGCCGGTATGCACCCCCTGGGGGCACAGCACGGAGACCCTGAGGCCTTTCGGCCCGTATTTCGCGGCGAGAAACTCGGCGACCCCGATGGCGGCGTGCTTGCTCACCGTATAGGCCATGCTGTCGACCTGAAGCAGGATGCCGGCGGCGGACACGGTGTTGACCAGATAGCCCTCGCCCTGCTCCGCCATGCCGGGCGCGACGGCCCGGGCGGCGTAGATATGGGCCATCGTATTGATGCGGAAGCTGTCCTCGATCTCTGCGTCGGGCTGGTCCTCGTCGCCGATGCGCAGGATGCCGGCGTTGGAGCAGAAGATATCGACCGGCCCGAAGGCGCCCTCGGCTTCCGCCACCAGGGCCTGCACCTGCGCCTCATCGCCGACGTCGCAGGCCATGCCGACCGCGCCGGTCCGGCCGGCGACCGCGGCAACGCCGTCGCCGTCGATATCGCCGAGCACCAGGCCCCTGGCGCCCTCGGCCGCGAAGCGTTCGGCCAGCGCCTTGCCAATGCCGCTCGCGGCCCCGGTGACGATGGCAACCTTGCCGGCGATCTTCACGCCGCGCGCTCCCCGGCCGGCTCTGCGCGATCGAGAATAGCGGTAAAATCGGTTTCTGCCGGCAGCGTGCCGAAGCTGCCGGTCCAGCGCGCGCCGAGCCGCGACGCGCAGAAGGCGTCGGCCACCGGGCCCGGCGCATGCTGCACCAGAAGCGCCGCCTGCCAAAGCACCGCCATGCGCTCGGTCAGGCGGCGCGCGCGGAATTCGAGATTGTCCCGGTCGGCCAGTTCCGCTTTCAGGCCGTCCAGCGCCGCATCCAGCCGCGTATCCGCGCCGCGGGCCGACTCCAGCTCCGCCATCAGGGCCGGCGCGGCGGCCGGTTCCCGGTGCAGGGCGCGCAGCACGTCGAGGCAGATGACGTTGCCGGAGCCCTCCCAGATGCTGTTGAGCGGCGCTTCCCGATACAGGCGCGGCATCGGCGATTCCTCGATGTAGCCCGGCCCGCCCAGGCATTCGAGCGCTTCCGCGGTGTGGACCGGCGCGCGCTTGCAGTTCCAGTATTTCGCCAGCGCCGTGCCGATGCGGAAGAGGGCCGCGGCCTCCTCGCCGTCTCCGGCCTCGTCGCAGGCCCGGGCGACGCGCAGCGCCAGCGCCAGCGCCGCCTCGGCCTCCAGCGCCAGGTCGGCCAGCACGTTGCGCATCAGCGGCTGCTGGATCAGCTTTTTCTGGAAGGCGGTGCGGTGGCCGGTATGGTGCAGCGCCTGGAGCAGCGCCTGGCGCATCAGGGCCGCCGAGTTTGCAGCGCAATAGAGCCGGTTGCCGGTCACCATATCCATGATGGTGCGCACGCCGCGGCCTTCCGGCCCGACCATCACGGCCCAACTGTCCTGCAACTCCATCTCCGACGACGCGTTGGACCGGTTGCCCAGCTTGTCCTTGAGCCGCTGGATGAACAGGTTGTTGCGCTCGCCGTCCGGCGTCCAGCGCGGCATCAGGAAACAGGAGAGGCCGCCGCTCGTGTAGGCGAGCGTCAGGAAGGCGTCGCACATCGGCGCCGAGCAGAAGAATTTGTGGCCGGACAGGCGGTAGGCTGCACCCTCGCCGGTCTCGGCGCCGGCCGGCTCGGCGGTCGTGGAGTTGGCCCGGACGTCGGAGCCGCCCTGCTTCTCGGTCATGAACATGCCGACCAGCGCGCCGGATTTTTCCGCCGCCGGGATGTCCCGGGAATCGTATTCGGCGGAGAGCAGCCGCGGGATCCATTCGTCTCCCGCTCCGGGATTGTTTTGCAGCACCGGCATGACCGAATAGGTCATCGCCATCGGGCACAGGACGCCGCTTTCCGCCTGGCTGAACAGGTAGACGACCGCCATGTTGGCG from Rhodospirillaceae bacterium encodes the following:
- a CDS encoding SDR family NAD(P)-dependent oxidoreductase, which translates into the protein MKIAGKVAIVTGAASGIGKALAERFAAEGARGLVLGDIDGDGVAAVAGRTGAVGMACDVGDEAQVQALVAEAEGAFGPVDIFCSNAGILRIGDEDQPDAEIEDSFRINTMAHIYAARAVAPGMAEQGEGYLVNTVSAAGILLQVDSMAYTVSKHAAIGVAEFLAAKYGPKGLRVSVLCPQGVHTGMTAGRTSPAFVDGVLEPEEVAESVVRAMDEERFLIFPHETVYTYMQRKADDRDRWLRGMAKVRARFLGEAP
- a CDS encoding acyl-CoA dehydrogenase family protein codes for the protein MIPLKPIADLPTHEVVNMPPLIGDQDLWAGDIALREAVAREGAGPAADRLAEFGRLMGSDAVFEKAEQANRHVPELRAFDRHGRRINQVAYHPAYHDLMEIAVAGGAPNHAWIHGGPGAHAANMAVVYLFSQAESGVLCPMAMTYSVMPVLQNNPGAGDEWIPRLLSAEYDSRDIPAAEKSGALVGMFMTEKQGGSDVRANSTTAEPAGAETGEGAAYRLSGHKFFCSAPMCDAFLTLAYTSGGLSCFLMPRWTPDGERNNLFIQRLKDKLGNRSNASSEMELQDSWAVMVGPEGRGVRTIMDMVTGNRLYCAANSAALMRQALLQALHHTGHRTAFQKKLIQQPLMRNVLADLALEAEAALALALRVARACDEAGDGEEAAALFRIGTALAKYWNCKRAPVHTAEALECLGGPGYIEESPMPRLYREAPLNSIWEGSGNVICLDVLRALHREPAAAPALMAELESARGADTRLDAALDGLKAELADRDNLEFRARRLTERMAVLWQAALLVQHAPGPVADAFCASRLGARWTGSFGTLPAETDFTAILDRAEPAGERAA